From a single Sorghum bicolor cultivar BTx623 chromosome 5, Sorghum_bicolor_NCBIv3, whole genome shotgun sequence genomic region:
- the LOC8067630 gene encoding glutathione transferase GST 23, translating to MDHHLEQQAAESEKKAAVKLLGFWASPYVLQVKWALAMKGVEYEYTEEDLRSKSAELLAYNPVHKKVPVLVYHGRPIAESQVILEFIDEAWNHRGDPILPRDPYQRAMARFRARFQQEKVSGLSVIFCYTRTFDQTLTMHESKILR from the coding sequence ATGGATCATCATCTCGAGCAACAAGCAGCAGAGAGCGAGAAGAAGGCGGCAGTGAAGCTGCTGGGCTTCTGGGCAAGCCCCTACGTGCTCCAGGTGAAATGGGCGCTAGCGATGAAGGGCGTCGAGTACGAGTACACGGAGGAGGATCTCCGGAGCAAGAGCGCCGAGCTGCTGGCGTACAACCCCGTGCACAAGAAAGTCCCCGTGCTGGTCTACCATGGCAGGCCCATCGCCGAGTCGCAGGTCATCCTCGAGTTCATCGACGAGGCCTGGAACCACCGCGGCGACCCCATCCTCCCTCGCGACCCCTACCAGCGCGCCATGGCCCGTTTCCGGGCCAGGTTCCAGCAGGAAAAGGTCTCAGGACTCTCGGTCATCTTCTGCTATACTAGGACATTTGACCAGACATTGACCATGCATGAATCGAAGATTTTGAGATGA
- the LOC8067631 gene encoding uncharacterized protein LOC8067631, with the protein MMGNMAVLPDITFLCLIVMANGHAFEASTFHVLRLCTGLRRLSLQLVATKSECQAQTVCTSDCICLQQVEWKTEELLLNHLEEVQVNGWGGTEHVVAFVKRLFDWGTKIKEMTVNLWHSISEVKAKELYQTFQSFSRPVVCMKFYRYEKSSMVLYAPKD; encoded by the exons ATGATGGGAAACATGGCAGTGCTCCCAGACATTACATTTTTGTGCCTAATTGTAATGGCAAATGGACATGCCTTTGAGGCCAGCACATTCCATGTTCTCAGATTGTGTACTGGTTTAAGAAGGTTGAGTCTGCAGTTAGTGGCTACTAAATCAGAG TGTCAGGCCCAAACTGTATGCACATCTGATTGCATATGCCTTCAGCAAGTAGAGTGGAAAACAGAGGAACTTTTATTGAATCACCTTGAAGAAGTACAAGTCAATGGATGGGGAGGAACTGAACATGTAGTTGCTTTTGTGAAACGACTGTTTGATTGGGGGACAAAGATTAAAGAGATGACAGTAAATTTATGGCATTCAATTTCTGAAGTCAAGGCCAaggagctgtaccaaacatttCAGAGTTTCTCTAGGCCAGTAGTATGCATGAAATTTTACCGATACGAAAAGTCTAGTATGGTGTTATATGCACCTAAGGACTAG
- the LOC8083034 gene encoding zinc finger CCCH domain-containing protein 53 isoform X2 gives MDAWEATKVVFDRVRELDPENASRMMGLLLIQDNSDKELIRLAFGPDHLLHAFVATARAELAANGKPASPPSPVLGPLQTGPPWGLPSPGAGADHHHHQHSPFADHQLGYDGAAADAFYADDYDVWSPAGGAHCRSFSLSDAEAAAASWRPCMYYARGYCKNGSSCRFLHGVPEDDAAEREMAVMRAKALAAAPPPQLMASAYPFSPSPKGAGVSLSFLLQQHQQQSDTQRAAAAAGMVLGGEDMHRFPVRSPRMDRGDLIGSPAARQIYLTFPADSTFSEEDVSNYFSMFGPVQDVRIPYQQKRMFGFVTFVYAETVKVLLSKGNPHFVCDARVLVKPYKEKGKVPDRFRKLQHAHHGVGEFAGCTSPTGLLDSRDPYDLQQPQIGPRMMYGNMANHEAFLRRKLEEQQQAAELQQAIELEGRRFMGLQLLDLKSRGHHHLGLGSPVGAGSPMSLGQADGKGSGNHGNGGNASHLEDVTGIQERMSSTSSVAMSAPAAASATADAEGKHEEQQGEGGDGSPKQKQAVNPGEEEKVEYGPVTATPNAACGFQERFSPGHEAIGL, from the exons ATGGACGCCTGGGAGGCCACCAAGGTGGTGTTCGACCGGGTGCGGGAGCTGGACCCGGAGAACGCGTCCAGGATGATGGGCCTGCTGCTCATCCAGGACAACAGCGACAAGGAGCTCATCCGCCTCGCCTTCGGCCCGGACCACCTGCTCCACGCCTTCGTCGCCACCGCGCGCGCCGAGCTCGCCGCCAACGGCAAGCCCGCGTCCCCGCCGTCGCCCGTGCTCGGCCCGCTGCAGACCGGCCCGCCCTGGGGCCTCCCGAGCCCCGGCGCTGGCgccgaccaccaccaccaccaacactcGCCCTTCGCCGACCACCAGCTCGGGTacgacggcgccgccgccgacgcgttCTACGCCGACGACTACGACGTCTGGTCCCCCGCTGGCGGCGCCCACTGCCGCAGCTTCTCGCTCAGCGACGCCGAGGCGGCGGCCGCGTCGTGGAGGCCCTGCATGTACTACGCGCGCGGGTACTGCAAGAACGGCTCCTCCTGCCGCTTCCTCCACGGCGTGCCTGAGGACGACGCCGCGGAGCGGGAGATGGCCGTCATGCGCGCCAAGGccctcgccgccgcgccgccgccgcagctcaTGGCGTCCGCGTACCCGTTCTCGCCGTCGCCCAAAGGAGCTGGCGTCAGCCTCAGCTTCCTGCTCCAGCAGCATCAGCAGCAGAGCGACACCCAAAG ggcggcggcggcggcggggatggTGCTCGGCGGCGAGGACATGCACAGGTTCCCGGTGCGCTCCCCTCGGATGGACCGCGGCGACCTCATCGGCAGCCCCGCCGCGCGGCAGATCTACCTCACGTTCCCGGCCGACTCCACCTTCAGCGAGGAGGACGTGTCCAACTACTTCAG CATGTTCGGGCCGGTGCAGGACGTGCGCATCCCGTACCAGCAGAAGCGCATGTTCGGCTTCGTCACCTTCGTCTACGCCGAGACGGTGAAGGTCCTCCTCAGCAAGGGCAACCCGCATTTCGTGTGCGACGCCCGCGTGCTCGTCAAGCCCTACAAGGAGAAGGGCAAGGTCCCCGACAGGTTCAG GAAGCTGCAGCACGCGCACCATGGCGTCGGCGAGTTCGCCGGTTGCACGTCGCCCACCGGATTGCTGGATTCCAGGGACCCCTACGATCTCCAGCAGCCCCAGATCG GACCAAGGATGATGTACGGGAACATGGCTAACCATGAGGCGTTCCTGAGGAGGAAgctggaggagcagcagcaggcggccgAGCTGCAGCAAGCCATTGAGCTGGAAGGCCGCCGCTTCATGGGGCTGCAGCTGCTTGACCTCAAGAGCAGGGGCCACCACCATCTCGGGCTCGGCTCCCCCGTTGGTGCAGGTTCGCCCATGTCTCTGGGGCAAGCTGATGGCAAAGGCAGCGGCAACCACGGGAATGGCGGCAATGCCTCCCATTTGGAGGATGTCACCGGCATCCAAG AGAGGATGAGCAGTACTAGTAGCGTTGCAATgagtgctcctgctgctgcctcTGCAACTGCTGATGCAGAAGGCAAGCACGAGGAGCAGCAGGGAGAGGGTGGTGATGGCAGCCCCAAGCAGAAGCAGGCAGTCAACCCTGGGGAAGAGGAGAAGGTGGAATATGGTCCTGTGACAGCAACACCCAATGCTGCTTGTGGATTCCAAGAAAG GTTTTCTCCTGGGCATGAAGCCATTGGGCTGTGA
- the LOC8083034 gene encoding zinc finger CCCH domain-containing protein 53 isoform X1 has translation MDAWEATKVVFDRVRELDPENASRMMGLLLIQDNSDKELIRLAFGPDHLLHAFVATARAELAANGKPASPPSPVLGPLQTGPPWGLPSPGAGADHHHHQHSPFADHQLGYDGAAADAFYADDYDVWSPAGGAHCRSFSLSDAEAAAASWRPCMYYARGYCKNGSSCRFLHGVPEDDAAEREMAVMRAKALAAAPPPQLMASAYPFSPSPKGAGVSLSFLLQQHQQQSDTQRAAAAAGMVLGGEDMHRFPVRSPRMDRGDLIGSPAARQIYLTFPADSTFSEEDVSNYFSMFGPVQDVRIPYQQKRMFGFVTFVYAETVKVLLSKGNPHFVCDARVLVKPYKEKGKVPDRFRKLQHAHHGVGEFAGCTSPTGLLDSRDPYDLQQPQIGPRMMYGNMANHEAFLRRKLEEQQQAAELQQAIELEGRRFMGLQLLDLKSRGHHHLGLGSPVGAGSPMSLGQADGKGSGNHGNGGNASHLEDVTGIQERMSSTSSVAMSAPAAASATADAEGKHEEQQGEGGDGSPKQKQAVNPGEEEKVEYGPVTATPNAACGFQESGVVEHILPDSPFASPAKASIDTVTAATVQNGSISNSSPHHLASALFPAVSTLELPPYNSCFFQVPRFSPGHEAIGL, from the exons ATGGACGCCTGGGAGGCCACCAAGGTGGTGTTCGACCGGGTGCGGGAGCTGGACCCGGAGAACGCGTCCAGGATGATGGGCCTGCTGCTCATCCAGGACAACAGCGACAAGGAGCTCATCCGCCTCGCCTTCGGCCCGGACCACCTGCTCCACGCCTTCGTCGCCACCGCGCGCGCCGAGCTCGCCGCCAACGGCAAGCCCGCGTCCCCGCCGTCGCCCGTGCTCGGCCCGCTGCAGACCGGCCCGCCCTGGGGCCTCCCGAGCCCCGGCGCTGGCgccgaccaccaccaccaccaacactcGCCCTTCGCCGACCACCAGCTCGGGTacgacggcgccgccgccgacgcgttCTACGCCGACGACTACGACGTCTGGTCCCCCGCTGGCGGCGCCCACTGCCGCAGCTTCTCGCTCAGCGACGCCGAGGCGGCGGCCGCGTCGTGGAGGCCCTGCATGTACTACGCGCGCGGGTACTGCAAGAACGGCTCCTCCTGCCGCTTCCTCCACGGCGTGCCTGAGGACGACGCCGCGGAGCGGGAGATGGCCGTCATGCGCGCCAAGGccctcgccgccgcgccgccgccgcagctcaTGGCGTCCGCGTACCCGTTCTCGCCGTCGCCCAAAGGAGCTGGCGTCAGCCTCAGCTTCCTGCTCCAGCAGCATCAGCAGCAGAGCGACACCCAAAG ggcggcggcggcggcggggatggTGCTCGGCGGCGAGGACATGCACAGGTTCCCGGTGCGCTCCCCTCGGATGGACCGCGGCGACCTCATCGGCAGCCCCGCCGCGCGGCAGATCTACCTCACGTTCCCGGCCGACTCCACCTTCAGCGAGGAGGACGTGTCCAACTACTTCAG CATGTTCGGGCCGGTGCAGGACGTGCGCATCCCGTACCAGCAGAAGCGCATGTTCGGCTTCGTCACCTTCGTCTACGCCGAGACGGTGAAGGTCCTCCTCAGCAAGGGCAACCCGCATTTCGTGTGCGACGCCCGCGTGCTCGTCAAGCCCTACAAGGAGAAGGGCAAGGTCCCCGACAGGTTCAG GAAGCTGCAGCACGCGCACCATGGCGTCGGCGAGTTCGCCGGTTGCACGTCGCCCACCGGATTGCTGGATTCCAGGGACCCCTACGATCTCCAGCAGCCCCAGATCG GACCAAGGATGATGTACGGGAACATGGCTAACCATGAGGCGTTCCTGAGGAGGAAgctggaggagcagcagcaggcggccgAGCTGCAGCAAGCCATTGAGCTGGAAGGCCGCCGCTTCATGGGGCTGCAGCTGCTTGACCTCAAGAGCAGGGGCCACCACCATCTCGGGCTCGGCTCCCCCGTTGGTGCAGGTTCGCCCATGTCTCTGGGGCAAGCTGATGGCAAAGGCAGCGGCAACCACGGGAATGGCGGCAATGCCTCCCATTTGGAGGATGTCACCGGCATCCAAG AGAGGATGAGCAGTACTAGTAGCGTTGCAATgagtgctcctgctgctgcctcTGCAACTGCTGATGCAGAAGGCAAGCACGAGGAGCAGCAGGGAGAGGGTGGTGATGGCAGCCCCAAGCAGAAGCAGGCAGTCAACCCTGGGGAAGAGGAGAAGGTGGAATATGGTCCTGTGACAGCAACACCCAATGCTGCTTGTGGATTCCAAGAAAG TGGCGTGGTGGAGCACATTTTGCCTGACAGCCCCTTTGCATCCCCCGCCAAGGCCTCCATTGATACTGTTACTGCTGCAACTGTTCAGAATGGTAGCATCAGCAACAGCAGCCCTCATCATCTGGCTTCGGCCCTTTTCCCAGCTGTATCCACCCTTGAGCTGCCCCCATACAACTCCTGCTTTTTTCAGGTGCCCAG GTTTTCTCCTGGGCATGAAGCCATTGGGCTGTGA